The following proteins come from a genomic window of Candidatus Nealsonbacteria bacterium:
- a CDS encoding type Z 30S ribosomal protein S14, with protein MAIKSQIAKSKRKPKFSTRLVRRCFKCGRKRAYMRKFGLCRICFREMANRGLIPGVKKSSW; from the coding sequence ATGGCGATAAAATCTCAAATTGCCAAATCAAAAAGGAAACCCAAATTCAGCACGAGATTGGTGCGAAGATGTTTTAAGTGCGGCCGAAAAAGAGCTTATATGAGGAAGTTCGGTTTGTGCCGGATTTGTTTCAGAGAAATGGCTAACCGAGGTTTGATTCCCGGCGTTAAAAAATCTTCGTGGTAA
- the rplE gene encoding 50S ribosomal protein L5: MSKGIPNLQSKYQKEVIPKMKEKFGYPNSMAVPKINKAVINVGFGRQVAGEASSEERKKIQNFILQDLALIAGQKLVLTKAKKSIAAFKIREGMAIGAMCTLRKRKMYDFLERLISIGLPRSRDFKGIEEKSIDKSGNLTIGLREHIVFPEVSPERARQIFGFEVIVATNAKNKDEGLELLKLMGFPIKNKELK; the protein is encoded by the coding sequence ATGAGCAAAGGAATTCCAAATTTACAATCAAAATATCAAAAAGAAGTCATTCCCAAAATGAAGGAGAAATTCGGTTATCCTAACAGCATGGCGGTTCCTAAAATTAATAAAGCGGTGATAAATGTCGGTTTTGGCAGGCAGGTTGCCGGAGAGGCTTCTTCGGAAGAAAGAAAGAAAATTCAAAACTTTATTTTACAGGATTTGGCCTTGATTGCCGGCCAGAAATTGGTTTTAACCAAAGCCAAAAAATCAATCGCGGCTTTTAAAATCAGGGAAGGCATGGCGATAGGCGCAATGTGTACCCTGAGAAAAAGAAAGATGTACGATTTTTTGGAAAGATTGATTTCCATAGGACTGCCCAGATCCAGGGATTTTAAAGGAATTGAAGAAAAATCAATAGACAAATCCGGGAACCTTACGATAGGCCTTAGAGAACACATTGTTTTTCCGGAAGTTTCTCCGGAAAGAGCAAGGCAGATTTTCGGATTCGAAGTGATAGTGGCGACTAATGCTAAAAATAAAGACGAAGGATTGGAACTTCTGAAATTAATGGGATTCCCAATTAAAAATAAAGAATTAAAGTAA
- the rplX gene encoding 50S ribosomal protein L24 — translation MKIKKNDQVLIISGKYRGKKGKVLRALPESEKITVEGANLIKKHVKPKKSGEKGQIVSLPYPFPASKVKLICPKCGKPTRLGVKIVEKEKFRICKKCKETI, via the coding sequence ATGAAAATAAAAAAGAATGACCAAGTTCTCATAATTTCAGGAAAATACCGAGGCAAAAAAGGCAAGGTTCTTAGGGCTTTGCCCGAATCTGAAAAAATTACGGTTGAAGGAGCGAATTTGATAAAAAAGCACGTAAAACCGAAAAAATCAGGAGAAAAAGGGCAGATAGTGTCCCTTCCTTATCCTTTTCCGGCTTCAAAAGTAAAATTGATTTGTCCAAAATGCGGGAAGCCGACGAGATTGGGGGTAAAAATCGTTGAAAAAGAAAAATTTAGAATTTGTAAAAAATGCAAAGAGACAATATAA
- the rplN gene encoding 50S ribosomal protein L14: MIQLRSMLKVADNSGAKVAQCITVLGGSNKKFAQIGDQIVVVIKKAEPRREVKKHQVLRAVLVRQKKNFRRKDGTYIRFDENAIVIIDAKKEPKGGRIFGPIPKELKERGFEKIATLAEELV; the protein is encoded by the coding sequence ATGATACAGCTTAGAAGCATGTTAAAAGTAGCGGATAATAGCGGAGCCAAGGTGGCTCAGTGTATTACCGTTTTGGGCGGAAGCAATAAAAAATTCGCCCAAATCGGAGACCAGATTGTGGTGGTTATCAAGAAAGCCGAGCCTCGGAGAGAAGTCAAAAAACATCAGGTTTTAAGGGCGGTGCTCGTGAGGCAAAAAAAGAATTTTCGCCGGAAAGACGGCACTTATATCCGTTTTGATGAAAATGCGATTGTTATTATTGATGCGAAAAAAGAGCCGAAAGGCGGAAGAATTTTCGGTCCCATTCCCAAGGAATTAAAAGAAAGAGGATTTGAAAAGATAGCTACTTTGGCTGAAGAATTGGTATAA
- the rpsQ gene encoding 30S ribosomal protein S17 encodes MPKHQLKGEVISDKMQKTVVVSVERNKFHSKYKKRYTIHKKYKAHDEKKEFKTGDKVLIEECRPLSKDKKWVVIKKI; translated from the coding sequence ATGCCAAAACATCAATTAAAGGGAGAAGTCATATCCGACAAAATGCAAAAAACAGTGGTGGTATCGGTTGAAAGAAACAAATTCCATTCTAAATATAAAAAAAGATACACCATTCATAAAAAATACAAAGCCCATGATGAAAAAAAAGAATTCAAGACGGGAGACAAGGTTTTGATTGAAGAGTGCAGGCCTCTCAGCAAAGACAAGAAATGGGTGGTTATTAAAAAAATATAA
- the rpmC gene encoding 50S ribosomal protein L29, with amino-acid sequence MKISEIRQKSKTEVDKLFLELSEKIGKLNFDLVSGKVKNVREIRETKKDIARIMTIKNCKK; translated from the coding sequence ATGAAAATATCTGAAATTCGCCAAAAATCAAAAACCGAGGTGGATAAACTATTTTTAGAATTATCCGAAAAAATAGGGAAGCTTAATTTTGATTTGGTTTCCGGCAAGGTAAAAAACGTAAGGGAAATCAGGGAGACGAAAAAAGATATTGCCAGAATTATGACAATAAAAAACTGCAAAAAATAA
- the rplP gene encoding 50S ribosomal protein L16, translating to MALLNPKRVKHRKWQKGRSKGIETRGTEIAFGTFGLKSMGTKWINARQIEAARRAIIRYLKKGGKLWVRIFPDKPITSKGVETPMGGGKGGVEFYAFPIKPGRIIFELEGISEEQAREAFKIAGAKLPIKTKFVKKDENI from the coding sequence ATGGCATTACTTAATCCAAAAAGAGTAAAACACAGAAAATGGCAAAAAGGACGCTCTAAAGGGATAGAGACCAGAGGAACTGAGATTGCTTTCGGCACTTTCGGATTGAAAAGCATGGGGACCAAGTGGATTAATGCCAGGCAAATTGAGGCGGCCAGGAGAGCTATTATCAGATATCTGAAGAAAGGAGGAAAGTTATGGGTTCGGATTTTTCCGGACAAACCCATTACCAGCAAGGGAGTGGAAACACCGATGGGCGGAGGAAAGGGCGGAGTGGAATTTTACGCTTTTCCAATAAAGCCCGGCCGGATTATTTTTGAATTGGAAGGTATAAGCGAGGAACAGGCCCGGGAAGCTTTTAAGATAGCGGGCGCTAAGTTGCCAATTAAAACTAAATTTGTTAAAAAAGATGAAAATATCTGA
- the rpsC gene encoding 30S ribosomal protein S3, with amino-acid sequence MTHKVHPKAFRIRDIGDWDSRWISMKNTPQYLEEDLRIRDFLDKKLKEASIEKIEIERFPGKINIIISTARPGIVIGRGGEGIEMLIKYIKDKILKSDKKRILKIEIKGVKDPWIKAQLVAQWIAQQIEKRSRFRKVLKQAIGKVMVHKEAKGVRVQVSGRLDGKEIARREWLKEGRLPRQTLRADIDYGETAALCTYGKIGVKVWIYKGDKFD; translated from the coding sequence ATGACACATAAAGTTCACCCAAAAGCGTTCAGAATAAGAGACATCGGCGACTGGGATTCCCGCTGGATAAGCATGAAAAACACCCCCCAATATTTAGAGGAGGATTTGAGGATCAGAGATTTTTTGGATAAAAAATTAAAAGAAGCATCAATAGAAAAAATTGAGATTGAGAGATTTCCCGGCAAAATTAACATTATTATTTCTACGGCAAGACCCGGCATTGTAATCGGCCGGGGCGGGGAAGGAATAGAAATGCTGATAAAATACATTAAAGATAAGATTTTAAAATCAGACAAGAAAAGAATTTTAAAAATAGAAATAAAGGGAGTAAAAGATCCTTGGATAAAAGCCCAGCTGGTGGCCCAATGGATTGCCCAACAAATAGAGAAAAGGTCCCGCTTCAGAAAGGTTTTAAAACAAGCCATCGGCAAGGTTATGGTTCACAAAGAAGCAAAAGGAGTCAGGGTTCAGGTTTCCGGACGGCTTGACGGAAAAGAAATCGCCAGGAGAGAGTGGCTGAAAGAAGGCAGATTGCCTCGCCAGACATTGAGAGCGGATATTGATTACGGTGAAACGGCGGCTCTTTGCACTTACGGAAAAATAGGAGTTAAAGTTTGGATATACAAAGGAGACAAATTTGATTAA
- the rpsS gene encoding 30S ribosomal protein S19 has translation MARSLKKGPFVDSRLLEKIEKMKASGKKAIIKTWCRSSTITPEMIDLVFGVHNGKEHVQVTVNEEMVGHKLGEFAPTTRFSRHGGRMQRDLEAQAVEKEQTVVQKEKEGTKK, from the coding sequence ATGGCAAGATCGCTTAAAAAAGGCCCTTTTGTGGATTCAAGACTTTTGGAAAAAATAGAAAAGATGAAAGCTTCAGGCAAGAAAGCCATTATTAAGACTTGGTGCAGGTCTTCCACCATTACTCCGGAAATGATTGATTTGGTTTTTGGAGTCCATAACGGGAAAGAACATGTCCAGGTGACCGTAAACGAAGAAATGGTCGGGCACAAACTTGGGGAGTTTGCTCCGACAACCCGTTTTTCAAGACACGGCGGAAGGATGCAGCGCGACTTGGAGGCGCAAGCAGTTGAAAAAGAACAGACAGTGGTTCAAAAAGAAAAAGAAGGAACTAAAAAATAA
- the rplB gene encoding 50S ribosomal protein L2 — MKSYKPTTPSRRHMMSKDFTVLTKKRPEKNLLVSLKKQGGRNNTGRITSRHQGGGARKIYRIIEFGQQRLDVKAKVIALEYDPNRTAFLALLEYPDKERKYIIASHNLKVGDEIIFAEEAPISGGNRMKVKNIPVGTAVYNIELIPGQGGKLVRGAGSSAVVLAHENKYCQIKFPSTEVRKVLGDCFASIGQISCPENRFIVIGKAGRARHMGVRPRVRGTAMNPCDHPHGGGEGSTPIGLKYPKTPWGKHAKGVKTRKRKKYSDKFIVSRRQKGVR; from the coding sequence ATGAAAAGCTATAAACCCACAACTCCCTCAAGGAGACATATGATGAGCAAGGACTTTACGGTTTTAACGAAAAAAAGACCGGAAAAAAATTTGTTGGTGTCTTTGAAAAAACAAGGCGGAAGAAATAATACCGGCCGCATTACTTCCAGGCATCAGGGAGGCGGGGCCAGAAAAATTTACCGGATTATTGAATTCGGCCAGCAAAGATTAGATGTAAAAGCCAAAGTAATTGCTTTGGAATACGACCCGAACCGGACAGCTTTTTTAGCTTTATTGGAATACCCTGACAAAGAAAGGAAATATATTATCGCTTCCCACAATTTAAAAGTGGGTGACGAAATTATTTTTGCGGAAGAGGCTCCGATTTCAGGGGGCAACCGAATGAAAGTAAAAAATATTCCCGTAGGGACCGCGGTTTATAATATTGAATTGATTCCCGGCCAGGGGGGAAAATTAGTCAGGGGAGCGGGTTCTTCGGCCGTGGTTTTAGCCCATGAAAACAAATATTGCCAGATAAAGTTTCCTTCCACGGAAGTCAGAAAAGTTTTAGGAGATTGTTTCGCTTCCATCGGCCAGATTTCTTGTCCGGAAAACAGATTTATAGTTATAGGCAAGGCCGGAAGAGCGCGCCACATGGGAGTAAGGCCGAGAGTTCGGGGGACAGCGATGAATCCCTGCGACCATCCTCATGGCGGAGGAGAAGGAAGCACGCCTATCGGCTTGAAGTATCCTAAAACTCCCTGGGGAAAGCATGCCAAAGGAGTAAAAACAAGAAAAAGAAAAAAATATTCCGATAAATTCATAGTGTCCCGCCGCCAAAAAGGAGTCAGATAG
- the rplW gene encoding 50S ribosomal protein L23 produces the protein MSFLDKFKKNKKEALKKPWKEKKAKKKTEKKPAKIPEKKEVEKKPEKKEVKIEEPKIKIKKITRGEERWILKGPHVTEKATDLVAKNKYVFKVYSRANKIEIKKAVQDLYGIDVLTVRIINIPARKRRLGRHEGWQKGYKKAIIKVKEGQKIEILPR, from the coding sequence ATGAGCTTTTTAGACAAATTTAAAAAAAATAAAAAAGAAGCCTTAAAAAAGCCCTGGAAAGAAAAGAAGGCGAAAAAGAAGACGGAAAAAAAGCCGGCGAAGATTCCGGAAAAGAAAGAGGTTGAGAAAAAACCGGAAAAAAAAGAAGTAAAGATTGAGGAGCCAAAAATTAAAATTAAAAAAATAACCCGGGGCGAAGAAAGGTGGATTTTAAAAGGACCCCACGTTACCGAAAAAGCAACGGATTTGGTGGCAAAAAATAAATACGTTTTTAAGGTTTATTCAAGAGCCAATAAAATAGAAATTAAAAAAGCGGTCCAAGACCTGTACGGCATTGATGTTTTGACGGTGAGGATTATAAACATTCCGGCGAGAAAAAGAAGGTTGGGAAGGCATGAGGGTTGGCAAAAAGGATATAAAAAAGCCATTATTAAAGTAAAAGAAGGACAAAAAATAGAAATTTTGCCAAGATAA